One segment of uncultured Desulfovibrio sp. DNA contains the following:
- the yihA gene encoding ribosome biogenesis GTP-binding protein YihA/YsxC produces the protein MNPVLTLETTAYTLEQLISLPVAQIALAGRSNVGKSSLINALAGRKKLAKVSSTPGKTRSVNYYHVTPHDFYLVDLPGYGYARASHTEREKWARLLERYLVECTSLKALALLLDSRLEPQKLDKNLASFARTNGLNIVPVLTKADKCSQRERANRQNEWQELLGTRPIVTSSSNRYGIDNLWRALVETAVPQRLAPGALNAADAEAEPHDGAIAEQEPQEQAENQN, from the coding sequence ATGAATCCCGTTCTTACCCTTGAAACTACAGCCTATACTCTTGAGCAGCTCATATCTCTGCCCGTGGCGCAGATAGCCCTTGCGGGGCGCTCCAATGTGGGTAAATCATCGCTTATCAACGCCCTGGCTGGCCGCAAAAAACTGGCAAAAGTCAGCTCCACGCCCGGCAAAACCCGCTCGGTAAATTATTACCATGTGACACCCCATGACTTTTATCTCGTTGACCTGCCGGGTTACGGCTATGCCCGCGCAAGCCATACGGAACGGGAAAAATGGGCGCGCCTGCTTGAGCGGTATCTGGTGGAATGCACAAGCCTCAAGGCCTTGGCCCTGCTGCTCGACAGCCGTCTTGAACCTCAGAAGCTCGACAAAAATCTGGCGTCCTTTGCCCGCACCAACGGCCTGAATATTGTGCCCGTGCTGACCAAGGCAGACAAGTGCAGCCAGCGGGAGCGCGCCAACCGCCAAAATGAATGGCAGGAGCTGCTCGGCACCCGCCCCATCGTCACGTCTTCCAGCAACCGTTACGGCATTGATAACCTCTGGCGCGCGCTCGTTGAAACAGCGGTTCCCCAGCGTCTGGCCCCCGGCGCACTCAATGCCGCAGACGCGGAAGCTGAGCCGCATGATGGCGCTATTGCTGAGCAGGAGCCGCAGGAACAGGCTGAAAATCAGAATTGA
- a CDS encoding cation diffusion facilitator family transporter: protein MNVMDNGASEKSRAAMLSLLAALGLTSIKLAVGLYTNSLGILSEALHSGLDLLAAALTLAAVRISAKPADSRHPYGHGKAENLSALAQTVLLFATCVWVVYEGVQRLTSGSSPVVPSLWGVGVMAISMAVDINRVRVLRRVAKNFNSQALEADALHFSTDILSSAVVLVGVLAVWLAQALQLPEPISRVLSQADTVAALLVAAIIFRASMHMASDAVNMLMDSASSQASEAIVVAVRKIAGISEVRRVRVRTSGPQSFVDLTVGVAPGLKVSDGHRLAHEAEEAVSGVLPGADVTVHVEPRKSCRIDENNPFALVQVAASEHGLAVHDVHVLSADSACHIELHVELPGQMPFDRAYARVKAFEDTLRDALPGVEIVSHMEPKAPSAALEPGASVSVPFSEMAWREIKAAVENEPLAAMPHKFSTYVLPEQGVCISFHCNVSVGLSVEEAHNVCTRLEKRIRAAVPQLGRLSIHMEPAVVSNTPAA, encoded by the coding sequence ATGAACGTTATGGATAACGGTGCCAGCGAAAAAAGCCGCGCAGCCATGTTGTCGCTGCTCGCGGCACTGGGGCTTACCAGCATCAAGCTTGCGGTCGGCTTGTATACCAACAGCCTTGGCATATTGTCTGAAGCCTTGCACAGCGGGCTTGATCTGCTGGCGGCTGCCCTTACCCTTGCTGCGGTGAGAATTTCAGCCAAGCCTGCTGATTCACGGCACCCTTACGGGCATGGAAAGGCCGAAAACCTCTCGGCTCTTGCGCAGACGGTGCTTTTATTCGCCACCTGCGTATGGGTGGTCTACGAGGGCGTTCAGCGCCTCACTTCAGGTTCAAGCCCTGTTGTGCCTTCGCTTTGGGGTGTTGGCGTCATGGCGATTTCCATGGCTGTTGACATCAACCGGGTACGTGTTTTGCGGCGGGTTGCCAAAAACTTCAACAGCCAGGCTCTAGAAGCTGATGCCCTGCATTTTTCCACAGATATTCTTTCTTCTGCCGTCGTGCTTGTGGGGGTGCTGGCCGTGTGGCTTGCACAGGCCCTGCAACTGCCTGAGCCCATAAGCCGCGTCCTTTCGCAGGCAGATACGGTGGCGGCTCTGCTTGTGGCTGCAATTATTTTTCGGGCAAGCATGCATATGGCCTCGGATGCTGTGAATATGCTGATGGATTCTGCTTCATCACAGGCGAGCGAAGCCATTGTGGTCGCCGTGCGAAAGATCGCGGGCATTTCCGAGGTCAGGCGTGTGCGTGTGCGCACCAGCGGGCCGCAGAGCTTTGTGGATTTGACTGTTGGCGTTGCACCGGGCCTGAAGGTAAGTGATGGGCACCGCCTCGCGCATGAGGCTGAAGAAGCTGTGTCCGGCGTTCTACCTGGTGCGGACGTGACCGTGCACGTGGAGCCTCGCAAATCGTGCCGCATTGATGAAAACAATCCCTTTGCCCTGGTGCAGGTTGCCGCATCTGAGCATGGCCTTGCGGTTCATGATGTGCATGTTTTGAGCGCAGACAGCGCCTGCCATATTGAGCTGCACGTTGAACTGCCGGGCCAGATGCCCTTTGACCGGGCGTACGCGCGGGTCAAGGCCTTTGAGGACACACTGCGGGATGCATTGCCGGGTGTTGAGATCGTCAGCCACATGGAGCCCAAGGCTCCAAGCGCTGCGCTGGAACCGGGCGCTTCGGTTTCCGTGCCTTTTTCCGAGATGGCATGGCGTGAAATCAAGGCAGCAGTGGAAAATGAGCCTCTGGCGGCCATGCCGCACAAGTTTTCTACTTATGTGCTGCCGGAGCAGGGAGTCTGCATTTCATTCCACTGCAATGTGAGTGTGGGGCTGTCCGTGGAAGAGGCGCACAACGTCTGTACGCGCCTTGAAAAGCGCATTCGTGCCGCAGTGCCCCAGCTGGGCCGCTTGAGCATCCACATGGAACCGGCAGTTGTGTCAAATACCCCTGCGGCATAA
- the trxB gene encoding thioredoxin-disulfide reductase, which produces MKEYDAVVIGSGPAGITAAMYLARSGCSVLMPEQLAAGGQILQTEAMENYPGFPKGIKGYELADLFEAHLTGLDVDRPAAAVESVTGSAGRFAVRAGGVDYIGKTVIVCSGAHHKPLGLEGEDRLRGHGVSYCAICDGNFFRNQTVAVVGGGNSALEESLYLAKIVGKLYLIHRRDEFRGHKIYQDKLDAYGDKIEILRSSVVSRLHGENELTGLTVKELKTGEERHLPVDGLFVYVGYEPSTGFLPAEVVRDAQGFIITDTEMRTSIPGVFAAGDIRSKLCRQVITAAGDGATAAQAAFVFLEQLHA; this is translated from the coding sequence ATGAAAGAATATGATGCCGTAGTCATAGGCAGCGGCCCCGCTGGCATTACGGCAGCAATGTATCTGGCCCGCTCTGGTTGCTCGGTGCTTATGCCCGAGCAACTGGCAGCGGGTGGCCAGATTTTGCAGACTGAGGCCATGGAAAACTATCCCGGTTTTCCCAAGGGCATTAAGGGTTATGAGCTAGCGGATCTTTTTGAAGCGCATTTGACCGGCCTTGATGTTGACCGGCCAGCTGCAGCTGTTGAATCCGTAACCGGTTCGGCTGGACGTTTTGCTGTTCGCGCCGGAGGCGTGGATTATATCGGCAAGACGGTCATTGTTTGTTCCGGAGCGCACCACAAGCCGCTCGGACTTGAGGGCGAAGACCGGCTGCGCGGTCATGGCGTTTCCTATTGCGCCATCTGCGACGGCAATTTTTTTCGCAATCAGACCGTGGCGGTTGTAGGCGGTGGTAATTCGGCGTTGGAAGAGTCGCTTTATCTTGCAAAGATTGTGGGAAAGCTCTATCTTATCCATCGCCGCGATGAATTCCGCGGGCACAAGATTTATCAGGATAAGCTTGACGCCTATGGCGACAAGATCGAGATCCTGCGCAGCAGCGTTGTGAGCCGTTTGCACGGCGAAAACGAGCTGACAGGTCTGACGGTTAAGGAACTGAAGACCGGAGAGGAACGTCATTTGCCCGTAGACGGGCTTTTCGTCTACGTGGGATATGAACCCTCCACCGGCTTTTTGCCCGCAGAGGTCGTACGTGACGCGCAAGGTTTCATTATCACCGATACGGAAATGCGCACCAGCATTCCGGGCGTTTTCGCAGCCGGTGATATTCGCTCCAAGCTTTGTCGTCAGGTAATCACTGCCGCCGGTGACGGCGCAACAGCCGCGCAGGCGGCGTTTGTATTTTTGGAACAGCTCCATGCATAA
- a CDS encoding outer membrane protein assembly factor BamD has product MHKKLLRSILLVISMFAVSGCGIIDMIYLPPAEDTAQEVFEAANDAMSEKNYVRAVELYNKLRDTYPFSPYTVDAELSLADAYFLDEEYELAAETYKDFESLHPRHEAIPYVLYQTGMSLMKQFRSIDRATTELKEAYDYFDRLRQTFPDSPYSKSAEEHMRTCRQLMAEHELYIADVFWHMKKYGPAWHRYEYIMKNFKDVPEVADHAKEKSLAAYHNYREAQSQEVREKREGSWKRWFTWL; this is encoded by the coding sequence ATGCATAAAAAACTGCTTCGCTCCATTTTGCTTGTCATAAGCATGTTTGCGGTTTCCGGTTGCGGCATCATTGATATGATCTACCTGCCGCCGGCGGAAGACACCGCCCAGGAGGTTTTTGAAGCCGCCAATGACGCCATGAGTGAGAAAAACTACGTGCGCGCCGTGGAGCTGTACAACAAACTTCGCGATACGTATCCCTTCAGCCCGTACACGGTTGATGCGGAACTGTCGCTTGCAGATGCCTACTTCCTTGACGAGGAATATGAGCTTGCTGCCGAAACCTACAAAGATTTCGAGTCGCTGCATCCTCGCCATGAAGCTATTCCCTATGTTCTGTACCAGACTGGCATGTCGCTCATGAAGCAGTTCCGCTCCATCGACAGGGCCACCACAGAACTCAAGGAAGCTTACGACTACTTTGACCGCTTGCGCCAGACCTTCCCCGACTCTCCGTATTCCAAGAGCGCGGAAGAACACATGCGCACGTGCCGTCAGCTCATGGCCGAACACGAACTGTATATTGCCGATGTGTTCTGGCACATGAAAAAGTACGGTCCGGCCTGGCATCGTTACGAATACATTATGAAAAACTTCAAGGATGTGCCTGAAGTTGCCGATCATGCCAAGGAAAAGAGCCTCGCTGCCTATCACAACTATCGTGAGGCGCAGTCGCAGGAAGTTCGCGAAAAGCGTGAAGGCAGCTGGAAGCGGTGGTTTACCTGGCTGTAA
- the efp gene encoding elongation factor P: MYSTTDFRKGLKIEVEGTPYEIVDFQHFKPGKGGAMVRTKLRNILTGRMQDITFRSGEKVNKPDLETRDMQFLYRQDDDLIFMDMTTYEQLQMHITTTDGKEGFLKDGQECRVLLYKGSPLDIDIPLSLVLAVVETEPGAKGDTVSNVTKAAKLETGISVQVPIFVNEGDRIKVDTRTKEYLGRE; this comes from the coding sequence ATGTATTCTACCACAGACTTTCGCAAGGGTCTGAAGATCGAAGTCGAAGGCACCCCTTACGAAATCGTTGATTTTCAGCATTTCAAGCCCGGCAAGGGTGGCGCTATGGTTCGTACCAAGCTGCGCAACATCCTTACTGGCCGCATGCAGGATATAACCTTCCGTTCCGGCGAAAAAGTCAACAAGCCCGACCTGGAAACCCGCGACATGCAGTTTCTGTATCGTCAGGATGATGACCTTATCTTCATGGATATGACCACCTACGAACAGCTCCAGATGCACATCACCACCACTGATGGCAAGGAAGGCTTTCTCAAGGACGGTCAGGAATGCCGCGTGCTGCTGTACAAGGGCAGCCCCCTTGATATCGACATCCCGCTGAGCCTTGTGCTTGCGGTTGTTGAAACCGAGCCCGGCGCCAAGGGCGACACTGTCAGCAACGTCACCAAGGCTGCCAAGCTTGAAACCGGTATTTCGGTTCAGGTGCCCATTTTTGTCAACGAAGGCGATCGCATCAAGGTTGACACGCGCACCAAGGAATACCTGGGCCGGGAATGA